A window of Mangifera indica cultivar Alphonso chromosome 11, CATAS_Mindica_2.1, whole genome shotgun sequence contains these coding sequences:
- the LOC123228997 gene encoding uncharacterized protein LOC123228997 — MNTLWVNWRSCLNAKYVKPCKTVAEALKNKPEGMEKEDWEWLTKHFFTKDFQKISSQASQNRAKSSMPHRTGSKPHRQIIYDMGGKEGNPPDMGILFFETRKKDGKLVEPETEEKHLQIVKTIQAEPTLSIIEVIEKCFGAQHHSNVFGYGGGIKRKNFKDPRQKKMDELQAKLHNKDEENRILKRHIAKIEERLLRIEHFMQQNPNVSTEFPLSELDQELHKNDV; from the exons ATGAATACCTTGTGGGTAAATTGGAGATCATGTTTAAATGCAAAATATGTTAAACCTTGCAAAACCGTAGctgaagctttaaaaaataAGCCAGAAGGTATGGAGAAAGAAGATTGGGAATGGTTGACTAAACACTTTTTTACTAAGGATTTTCAG AAAATAAGCTCTCAAGCCTCTCAAAACAGAGCTAAATCTTCAATGCCTCATCGTACGGGTAGTAAACCTCATAGACAGATTATTTATGACATg GGAGGAAAAGAAGGTAATCCACCTGATATGGGAATACTCTTTTTTGAAACTCGAAAAAAGGATGGAAAGTTGGTTGAGCCTGAAACTGAAGAAAAACAT CTTCAAATTGTAAAGACTATTCAAGCTGAGCCAACACTTTCTATTATTGAGGtaattgaaaaatgttttggAGCACAACATCACAGCAATGTATTTGGCTATGGGGGTGGAATTAAACGAAAAAACTTCAAAGATCCTAGACAAAAGAAGATGGATGAACTTCAAGCCAAACTTCATAATAAGGATGAAGAAAATCGCATCCTCAAGAGGCACATCGCAAAGATTGAAGAGAGATTGCTAAGGATTGAACATTTTATGCAACAAAACCCAAATGTGTCCACTGAATTTCCCTTATCAGAACTTGATCAGGAACTTCATAAg AATGATGTTTAA